TTTGGTTCCAAACCGTGCTAGAACGGTTGATCCTCAACAAGCCATCGAAATATCCAAGCTATGTCGAGCAAAGAGGATCTCAAACGGGTCCAGATTTGTGGATTCAAGAGATTTACTAAATTATATGAGGAATATTGATGAGGTAGGGCCAGAGTGGTTCGAAATATCAGTAAATCAAGTCACTGAAAATGGGCCTTTCcttgttggtgttttccGTAATCAACCTTTAGAAGACGTTATTAAAGCTAGCAAAGAGCTtaatttggattttgtACAGTTACATGGTTCTGAAAACGTGGATGATTATTCTAGCCAACTTGATATCCCCGTTATTTCAAGGTTCGTTCTTAATAAACCTGGAATAGAGAATGCACTAATGACCCATAAGTTCATCATTCCATTATTAGATTCCGAAGTGGGCGGAGAGGGGAAATTGATTGACTGGGATGATGCAAGTTCGTTTGGGGACAAGATGAAAGGGAGATACATTTTAGCAGGTGGGTTAACACCGGAAAACGTGGACCAAGCGTTGAATGTCAGTGGGTGTTGTGGCGTTGATGTCAGTGGCGGAGTAGAGACTGAGGGCGTGAAAGATTTGGGTAAAGTGAAAGCATTTGTGGTTAATGCCAAAAACACATGTAAGTAAGTAGATTAACttaaaaatataaaaaaattgaatgattCTTATAGAAAT
The Pichia kudriavzevii chromosome 2, complete sequence DNA segment above includes these coding regions:
- a CDS encoding uncharacterized protein (PKUD0B08250; similar to Saccharomyces cerevisiae YDR007W (TRP1); ancestral locus Anc_3.192); its protein translation is MAKIIKVCGLKTADAAYTAIENGANLLGVILVPNRARTVDPQQAIEISKLCRAKRISNGSRFVDSRDLLNYMRNIDEVGPEWFEISVNQVTENGPFLVGVFRNQPLEDVIKASKELNLDFVQLHGSENVDDYSSQLDIPVISRFVLNKPGIENALMTHKFIIPLLDSEVGGEGKLIDWDDASSFGDKMKGRYILAGGLTPENVDQALNVSGCCGVDVSGGVETEGVKDLGKVKAFVVNAKNTCK